The following coding sequences lie in one Lysobacter capsici genomic window:
- a CDS encoding bifunctional serine/threonine-protein kinase/formylglycine-generating enzyme family protein, whose translation MPEIPGYRLREIINHGGLSTVYLGEQIALGREVAIKIMLPHALADEVSRRRFENEVRTIARLEHPHVVGIHEVGRTRDGLPYYAMPFLPRGHLGKRIEQGFARGETDVIAIVEPLLSALEYAHARGVVHRDVKAENVLFDVTERPLLADFGIALRRGFGARMTATGLAVGSTAYMAPEQARGEEVDGRADLYSLGVLCWEMLTGRLPFEAPDALSMAVMHAQNPIPKLPPPLKHWQRFMNRALSKQPDQRFDDAAEMAVALAEIKHRGQMTGFGRMASRLRPLKRWATPAWAGLAVLAIAVVTIAFALNRVEQDGFFRVAPDAANKTAAPTASEDPTQAMMAPLPQAPLQDSLQAARGYIAQGRLASPADANAYNSLLTAWHLDSTNPEVAVVVNELTQAFSEEMARDLREGRDQRAREHLVNATALGQQTGTADSPAQLGLREKAAQALQTRLEQAARRGDGADAGKVIALAEEFGLPRAVSTRLVAQARGIAGNTPVARGVATSAVAPAASVAVSFNPRPVSRGEYARFVSAHQRAPALCRERVSLLRVIAPKDWRAPGFDQTEAEPVVCVSIADAEAYAQWYSQQTGRRYRLPTADEAQRMPGSNGRALSMWSADCGRNCQQRQVGGGSWRSGTALRPLSAGRGYDDVGFRLVRER comes from the coding sequence ATGCCGGAAATTCCGGGCTATCGGCTGCGCGAGATCATCAACCACGGCGGCTTGTCCACGGTCTACCTGGGCGAGCAGATCGCGCTTGGGCGCGAAGTGGCGATCAAGATCATGCTGCCGCATGCCCTGGCCGACGAGGTCAGCCGGCGCCGCTTCGAGAACGAAGTGCGCACGATCGCGCGGCTGGAACATCCGCACGTGGTCGGCATCCACGAGGTCGGCCGCACCCGCGACGGGCTGCCCTATTACGCCATGCCGTTCCTGCCGCGCGGCCACCTGGGCAAGCGCATCGAGCAAGGCTTCGCGCGCGGCGAAACCGACGTGATCGCGATCGTCGAACCGCTGCTGTCGGCCTTGGAATACGCGCATGCGCGCGGCGTCGTGCATCGCGACGTCAAGGCAGAAAACGTGTTGTTCGACGTCACCGAGCGGCCGTTGCTGGCCGACTTCGGCATCGCCCTGCGGCGCGGCTTCGGCGCGCGCATGACCGCGACCGGCCTGGCCGTGGGCAGCACCGCGTACATGGCGCCCGAGCAGGCGCGCGGCGAGGAAGTCGACGGCCGCGCCGATCTCTACAGCCTCGGCGTGCTGTGCTGGGAAATGCTGACCGGACGGCTGCCGTTCGAAGCGCCCGACGCGCTGTCGATGGCGGTGATGCACGCGCAGAACCCGATTCCGAAACTGCCGCCGCCGCTCAAGCACTGGCAGCGTTTCATGAACCGCGCGCTGTCCAAGCAGCCCGACCAGCGTTTCGACGACGCCGCCGAAATGGCCGTCGCGCTGGCCGAAATCAAACACCGCGGGCAGATGACCGGCTTCGGCCGCATGGCCAGCCGGTTGCGTCCGCTCAAGCGCTGGGCCACGCCGGCCTGGGCCGGGCTGGCGGTGCTGGCGATCGCGGTGGTCACCATCGCCTTCGCCTTGAACCGGGTCGAGCAGGACGGCTTCTTCCGGGTCGCGCCGGACGCGGCCAACAAGACCGCCGCGCCGACCGCGAGCGAAGACCCGACCCAGGCGATGATGGCGCCGCTGCCGCAGGCGCCGCTGCAGGATTCGCTGCAGGCCGCGCGCGGCTACATCGCGCAAGGCCGGCTGGCCTCGCCGGCCGATGCCAACGCCTACAACAGCCTGCTCACCGCCTGGCATCTGGACAGCACCAATCCGGAAGTCGCGGTGGTGGTCAACGAACTGACCCAGGCGTTCTCCGAGGAAATGGCGCGCGATCTGCGCGAAGGCCGCGACCAGCGCGCCCGCGAGCATCTGGTCAACGCCACCGCGCTGGGCCAGCAGACCGGCACCGCCGATTCGCCGGCGCAACTGGGCCTGCGCGAAAAAGCCGCGCAGGCGCTGCAGACCCGGCTCGAACAAGCCGCGCGCCGCGGCGACGGCGCCGATGCCGGCAAGGTGATCGCCTTGGCCGAGGAATTCGGCCTACCGCGCGCGGTGTCCACCCGCCTGGTCGCGCAGGCGCGCGGCATCGCCGGCAACACGCCGGTCGCGCGCGGGGTCGCCACCAGCGCGGTCGCGCCGGCCGCCAGCGTCGCGGTGAGCTTCAATCCGCGTCCGGTCAGCCGCGGCGAATACGCGCGTTTCGTCAGCGCCCATCAACGCGCGCCGGCGCTGTGCCGCGAGCGCGTGTCGCTGCTGCGGGTGATCGCGCCGAAGGACTGGCGCGCGCCGGGTTTCGACCAGACCGAGGCCGAACCGGTGGTGTGCGTGTCGATCGCCGACGCCGAAGCCTATGCGCAGTGGTACAGCCAGCAGACCGGCCGCCGCTATCGCCTGCCGACCGCGGACGAAGCCCAGCGCATGCCAGGCAGCAACGGCCGCGCCTTGTCGATGTGGTCGGCCGATTGCGGCCGCAACTGCCAGCAGCGCCAGGTCGGCGGCGGTTCCTGGCGCAGCGGCACCGCGCTGCGTCCGCTGAGCGCGGGGCGCGGGTATGACGATGTGGGGTTCCGGTTGGTGCGCGAGCGCTGA
- a CDS encoding DUF4442 domain-containing protein: protein MKANTLRLGLNLWPPFLFSGIRVVRIADDYRHARVELRMRPWNRNYVGTHFGGSLFSMTDPFWMLLAMNALGRDYIVWDRAGAIEFVKPGRGTVHAQFDLDDTVLEELRAATAGGDKYLRWFDTDVVDASGEVVAKVRKQLYVRRKRDRIAQ, encoded by the coding sequence ATGAAAGCCAACACCCTGCGACTCGGCCTGAACCTGTGGCCGCCGTTCCTGTTTTCCGGCATCCGGGTGGTCCGGATCGCCGACGATTACCGCCATGCCCGGGTCGAGCTGCGCATGCGGCCGTGGAACCGCAACTACGTCGGCACCCACTTCGGCGGCAGCCTGTTCTCGATGACCGACCCGTTCTGGATGCTGCTGGCGATGAACGCGCTGGGCCGCGACTACATCGTCTGGGACCGCGCCGGCGCGATCGAATTCGTCAAACCCGGCCGCGGCACCGTGCATGCCCAGTTCGATCTCGACGACACGGTGCTGGAAGAATTGCGCGCGGCCACCGCCGGCGGCGACAAGTACCTGCGCTGGTTCGACACCGACGTGGTCGACGCCTCCGGCGAAGTCGTGGCGAAGGTCCGCAAGCAGTTGTACGTACGGCGCAAACGCGACCGCATCGCGCAATGA
- the trxA gene encoding thioredoxin, protein MTAPAKPHVFDATTERFQEEVLQKSLQVPVLIDFWAEWCQPCKTLGPILEKLAADYNGAFELAKVDVEAEQQLGAAFQIRSIPTVFLVKDGQLVDGFAEALPESAVREFLKHHGIEPAAPAVEEEAPVEAPPVDLHAEVVRLRHEVAEHPDQSELKLDLALALLATGAATESEQLLDALPANLATDDRSLRARSRLNFLAVTRDAPPVETLEAAIAAQPDDLQARYLLGARQIAAGRDEAGLEQFIELLRRDRAYQDGLPRKALIDAFRVVADEDLIGRYRRKMASLLF, encoded by the coding sequence ATGACCGCACCCGCCAAGCCCCACGTATTCGACGCCACCACCGAGCGATTCCAGGAAGAGGTGCTGCAAAAATCCCTGCAGGTGCCGGTCCTGATCGACTTCTGGGCCGAGTGGTGCCAGCCGTGCAAGACCCTGGGGCCGATCCTGGAAAAACTCGCCGCCGACTACAACGGCGCGTTCGAACTGGCCAAGGTCGATGTCGAGGCCGAACAGCAGCTCGGCGCGGCGTTCCAGATCCGCTCGATCCCGACCGTGTTCCTGGTCAAGGACGGGCAGTTGGTCGACGGCTTCGCCGAAGCGCTGCCGGAAAGCGCGGTGCGCGAATTCCTCAAGCACCACGGCATCGAGCCGGCCGCGCCGGCGGTCGAGGAAGAAGCGCCGGTCGAAGCGCCGCCGGTCGACCTGCATGCCGAGGTCGTGCGCCTGCGTCACGAGGTCGCCGAGCACCCCGACCAGTCCGAACTCAAGCTCGACCTGGCCCTGGCCCTGCTCGCCACCGGCGCGGCCACCGAGTCCGAGCAGTTGCTCGACGCCCTGCCCGCCAACCTCGCCACCGACGACCGCAGCCTGCGCGCCCGCTCGCGCCTGAACTTCCTCGCCGTGACCCGCGACGCGCCGCCGGTCGAGACCCTGGAAGCCGCCATCGCCGCCCAGCCCGACGACCTGCAGGCGCGCTACCTGCTCGGCGCGCGGCAGATCGCCGCCGGCCGTGACGAAGCCGGGCTGGAGCAGTTCATCGAACTGCTGCGGCGCGACCGCGCCTACCAGGACGGCCTGCCGCGCAAGGCGCTGATCGACGCGTTCCGGGTGGTCGCCGACGAAGACTTGATCGGCCGCTACCGCCGCAAGATGGCTTCGCTGCTGTTCTGA
- a CDS encoding DUF998 domain-containing protein — MHARAARWVALAAGLCGLAALYGFGAALDGYSQRLHPPGLLGARGIDHAAAFNLLGFALPGLALAWVGWRLRERLAQRSRATRVGAWMWSVSALAWAAQGAFVLDPANLDAQSSRLHAAMWLLWALAFVAGALLVGLDAIRRPGERGLALIAWLAAAAMVIVLRDGQFGLTSGPIAQRLALCAWLAAYVAMMWREPRRP; from the coding sequence TTGCACGCGCGCGCCGCGCGCTGGGTCGCCCTGGCCGCCGGGTTGTGCGGCCTGGCGGCGCTGTACGGATTCGGCGCGGCCCTGGACGGCTATTCGCAGCGCCTGCATCCGCCGGGCCTGCTCGGCGCGCGCGGCATCGACCACGCCGCGGCCTTCAACCTGCTCGGTTTCGCCCTGCCGGGGCTGGCGCTGGCCTGGGTCGGCTGGCGCCTGCGCGAACGCCTCGCCCAACGCAGCCGCGCGACCCGCGTCGGTGCGTGGATGTGGAGCGTATCGGCGCTGGCGTGGGCGGCGCAGGGCGCGTTCGTGCTCGATCCGGCCAATCTCGACGCGCAGTCCAGTCGCCTGCATGCGGCGATGTGGTTGTTGTGGGCGCTGGCCTTCGTCGCCGGCGCGTTGCTGGTGGGCCTGGATGCGATTCGCCGCCCGGGCGAGCGCGGCCTTGCGCTGATCGCGTGGCTGGCGGCCGCGGCGATGGTGATCGTGCTCAGGGACGGCCAGTTCGGCCTGACGAGCGGGCCGATCGCGCAACGGCTGGCGTTGTGTGCGTGGCTGGCGGCCTATGTCGCGATGATGTGGCGCGAACCCAGGCGGCCTTGA